One Chroicocephalus ridibundus chromosome 26, bChrRid1.1, whole genome shotgun sequence genomic region harbors:
- the LOC134507689 gene encoding coiled-coil domain-containing protein 9-like isoform X2, with the protein MSAALDLRSKEEKDAELDKRIEALRKKNEALIKRYQEIEEDRKKAEQEGIAVTALRRVRPPEPKAERRWVDAGTLQVMLSPGEKRVVKDKKTSGPPKPGRGASPRVSGGRAGLRPLRSPRGEPPPDALWEGSGRDSGTAAERGGGGRRLKGRGGAGPGMGGDAGPDQKSKEWEERRRRNIEKMNEEMEKIAEYERNQRDGLHEKNPVRNFLDDPRRSGPFQEVDRKEGSRRHVRNWGGADFDKVKAGMEREKTWQGPGRRSSPKTGGQLDMTLSMTGRERAEYVRWKKEREQIDQERLARHRKPTGQWRREWDAEKSDSMFKEGSAAAPGLDAGGGEETRRFPPKPPTFGEFLTPRRTQRRKKGRGQGAGTKPYSMHDNRWEEKEAPSDEAENQRVEETPSGAPPEPPASLSPEEDEDQWEDVSEEEEEEEDEGGSPGSSSEAEAPRSASPPAQRPPRTGPLPPSTPPSPFSPLGGHQPVWDWGEEMDLASPRSSLGDSPLSGPTVPKSRGAPGETPGLSPPELVVPPGGVQSPIEPPQGEEARPNPQREASSEKPAEATGSPAEDGTQGAPLPPCQPDAEAAPGMVEITDFQRAGHAPRCPPSPASPPP; encoded by the exons atg TCGGCCGCGCTGGACCTGCGCTCCAAGGAGGAGAAGGACGCGGAGCTGGACAAGCGCATCGAGGCTCTGCGCAAGAAAAATGAGGCCCTCATCAAACGATATCAG GAGATCGAGGAAGACCGGAAGAAAGCGGAGCAGGAGGGGATCGCGGTGACGGCGCTGCGGCGCGTGCGGCCCCCCGAGCCCAAAGCCGAGAGGCGATGGGTGGACGCTGGCACCCTCCAGGTCATGCTCTCCCCGGGG GAAAAGCGCGTGGTGAAGGACAAGAAGACGTCGGGCCCCCCGAAACCCGGCCGCGGCGCCTCTCCCCGCGTTTCGGGGGGGCGCGCCGGGTTGCGGCCCCTGCGTTCCCCgcggggggagcccccccccgaCGCCCTCTGGGAAGGGTCGGGGAGGGACAGCGGGACAGCAGcggagcgggggggcgggggacggcGCTtgaagggccgggggggggccggcccAGGGATGGGGGGCGACGCTGGCCCCGACCAAAAGTCCAAG GAGTGGGAAGAGCGACGGCGGCGGAACATCGAGAAGATGAACGAGGAGATGGAAAAAATCGCGGAATACGAGAGGAACCAGCGG GACGGGCTCCACGAGAAGAACCCGGTGCGGAATTTCTTGGACGACCCGCGGCGCAGCGGCCCCTTCCAGGAGGTGGATCGCAAGGAGGGCAGTCGCCGGCACGTCCGGAATTGGGGGGGGGCCGATTTCGACAAGGTCAAGGCTGGGATGGAGCGTGAAAAAACCTGGCAGGGCCCC GGACGACGTTCCAGTCCCAAAACTGGGGGGCAACTGGACATGACGCTTTCCATGACGGGACGGGAACGAGCCGAATACGTCCGTTGGAAAAAAGAACGGGAACAAATCGATCAGGAACGTTTGGCCCGACATCGGAAACCCACCGGGCAGTGGCGACGGGAGTGGGACGCCGAGAAATCGGACAGCAT GTTCAAAgagggctcggcggcggcgcccggcttggacgccggtggcggggaggaaACCCGTCGTTTTCCTCCCAAACCTCCCACTTTTGGGGAATTTCTCACCCCCCGTCGCACCCAGCGGAGGAAAAAAGGCCGGGGCCAGGGGGCCGGGACCAAGCCCTACAG caTGCACGACAACcggtgggaggagaaggaggcgcCGAGCGACGAAGCCGAAAACCAGAGG GTGGAGGAAACCCCCAGCGgggcccccccggagccccccgctTCCCTGAGCCCCGAGGAGGACGAGGACCAGTGGGAGGACgtcagcgaggaggaggaggaggaggaggatgaaggtggCAGCCCAGGCTCGTCGAGCGAGGCCGAAGCCCCCCGCAGtgcgtcccccccagcccagcgtcCCCCCAGAACCGGgcccctgccccccagcacccccccgagccccttttCCCCCCTGGGGGGGCACCAGCCCGTCTGGGACTGGGGGGAGGAGATGGACCTGGCCTCCCcccgcagcagcctgggggacagTCCCCTTTCGGGTcccactgtccccaaatccagAGGGGCCCCCGGAGAGACGCCAG ggctgagccccccggaGCTGGTTGTCCCCCCCGGGGGGGTGCAGAGTCCCATTGAGCCCCCCCAGGGGGAAGAAGCCAGGCCCAACCCCCAGCGAGAGGCTTCTTCGGAAAAGCCGGCGGAGGCGACGGGGAGCCCGGCGGAGGACGGGACGCAAG gaGCGCCGTTGCCCCCCTGCCAGCCGGATGCGGAGGCGGCCCCTGGCATGGTGGAGATCACGGATTTCCAGCGG GCCGGCCACGCGCCCCGATGTCCTCCGTCACCCGCGTCCCCCCCGCCGTGA
- the LOC134507689 gene encoding coiled-coil domain-containing protein 9-like isoform X5 has translation MSAALDLRSKEEKDAELDKRIEALRKKNEALIKRYQEIEEDRKKAEQEGIAVTALRRVRPPEPKAERRWVDAGTLQVMLSPGEKRVVKDKKTSGPPKPGRGASPRVSGGRAGLRPLRSPRGEPPPDALWEGSGRDSGTAAERGGGGRRLKGRGGAGPGMGGDAGPDQKSKEWEERRRRNIEKMNEEMEKIAEYERNQRDGLHEKNPVRNFLDDPRRSGPFQEVDRKEGSRRHVRNWGGADFDKVKAGMEREKTWQGPGRRSSPKTGGQLDMTLSMTGRERAEYVRWKKEREQIDQERLARHRKPTGQWRREWDAEKSDSMFKEGSAAAPGLDAGGGEETRRFPPKPPTFGEFLTPRRTQRRKKGRGQGAGTKPYSMHDNRWEEKEAPSDEAENQRVEETPSGAPPEPPASLSPEEDEDQWEDVSEEEEEEEDEGLSPPELVVPPGGVQSPIEPPQGEEARPNPQREASSEKPAEATGSPAEDGTQGAPLPPCQPDAEAAPGMVEITDFQRVSGGGWNTQCPVTPSITPTRTPSTTSMAMKSLTATAPSWPSTPSSSSWASWATGPSSG, from the exons atg TCGGCCGCGCTGGACCTGCGCTCCAAGGAGGAGAAGGACGCGGAGCTGGACAAGCGCATCGAGGCTCTGCGCAAGAAAAATGAGGCCCTCATCAAACGATATCAG GAGATCGAGGAAGACCGGAAGAAAGCGGAGCAGGAGGGGATCGCGGTGACGGCGCTGCGGCGCGTGCGGCCCCCCGAGCCCAAAGCCGAGAGGCGATGGGTGGACGCTGGCACCCTCCAGGTCATGCTCTCCCCGGGG GAAAAGCGCGTGGTGAAGGACAAGAAGACGTCGGGCCCCCCGAAACCCGGCCGCGGCGCCTCTCCCCGCGTTTCGGGGGGGCGCGCCGGGTTGCGGCCCCTGCGTTCCCCgcggggggagcccccccccgaCGCCCTCTGGGAAGGGTCGGGGAGGGACAGCGGGACAGCAGcggagcgggggggcgggggacggcGCTtgaagggccgggggggggccggcccAGGGATGGGGGGCGACGCTGGCCCCGACCAAAAGTCCAAG GAGTGGGAAGAGCGACGGCGGCGGAACATCGAGAAGATGAACGAGGAGATGGAAAAAATCGCGGAATACGAGAGGAACCAGCGG GACGGGCTCCACGAGAAGAACCCGGTGCGGAATTTCTTGGACGACCCGCGGCGCAGCGGCCCCTTCCAGGAGGTGGATCGCAAGGAGGGCAGTCGCCGGCACGTCCGGAATTGGGGGGGGGCCGATTTCGACAAGGTCAAGGCTGGGATGGAGCGTGAAAAAACCTGGCAGGGCCCC GGACGACGTTCCAGTCCCAAAACTGGGGGGCAACTGGACATGACGCTTTCCATGACGGGACGGGAACGAGCCGAATACGTCCGTTGGAAAAAAGAACGGGAACAAATCGATCAGGAACGTTTGGCCCGACATCGGAAACCCACCGGGCAGTGGCGACGGGAGTGGGACGCCGAGAAATCGGACAGCAT GTTCAAAgagggctcggcggcggcgcccggcttggacgccggtggcggggaggaaACCCGTCGTTTTCCTCCCAAACCTCCCACTTTTGGGGAATTTCTCACCCCCCGTCGCACCCAGCGGAGGAAAAAAGGCCGGGGCCAGGGGGCCGGGACCAAGCCCTACAG caTGCACGACAACcggtgggaggagaaggaggcgcCGAGCGACGAAGCCGAAAACCAGAGG GTGGAGGAAACCCCCAGCGgggcccccccggagccccccgctTCCCTGAGCCCCGAGGAGGACGAGGACCAGTGGGAGGACgtcagcgaggaggaggaggaggaggaggatgaag ggctgagccccccggaGCTGGTTGTCCCCCCCGGGGGGGTGCAGAGTCCCATTGAGCCCCCCCAGGGGGAAGAAGCCAGGCCCAACCCCCAGCGAGAGGCTTCTTCGGAAAAGCCGGCGGAGGCGACGGGGAGCCCGGCGGAGGACGGGACGCAAG gaGCGCCGTTGCCCCCCTGCCAGCCGGATGCGGAGGCGGCCCCTGGCATGGTGGAGATCACGGATTTCCAGCGG GTTTCTGGTGGAGGATGGAATACCCAATGCCCGGTTACGCCTTCAATTACTCCGACGAGGACTCCATCTACGACTTCGATGGCTATGAAGTCTCTCACAGCTACCGCGCCATCCTGGCCCTCTACGCCCTCATCTTCCTCCTGGGCGTCTTGGGCAACGGGGCCGTCATCTGGGTGA
- the LOC134507689 gene encoding coiled-coil domain-containing protein 9-like isoform X1 has translation MSAALDLRSKEEKDAELDKRIEALRKKNEALIKRYQEIEEDRKKAEQEGIAVTALRRVRPPEPKAERRWVDAGTLQVMLSPGEKRVVKDKKTSGPPKPGRGASPRVSGGRAGLRPLRSPRGEPPPDALWEGSGRDSGTAAERGGGGRRLKGRGGAGPGMGGDAGPDQKSKEWEERRRRNIEKMNEEMEKIAEYERNQRDGLHEKNPVRNFLDDPRRSGPFQEVDRKEGSRRHVRNWGGADFDKVKAGMEREKTWQGPGRRSSPKTGGQLDMTLSMTGRERAEYVRWKKEREQIDQERLARHRKPTGQWRREWDAEKSDSMFKEGSAAAPGLDAGGGEETRRFPPKPPTFGEFLTPRRTQRRKKGRGQGAGTKPYSMHDNRWEEKEAPSDEAENQRVEETPSGAPPEPPASLSPEEDEDQWEDVSEEEEEEEDEGGSPGSSSEAEAPRSASPPAQRPPRTGPLPPSTPPSPFSPLGGHQPVWDWGEEMDLASPRSSLGDSPLSGPTVPKSRGAPGETPGLSPPELVVPPGGVQSPIEPPQGEEARPNPQREASSEKPAEATGSPAEDGTQGAPLPPCQPDAEAAPGMVEITDFQRVSGGGWNTQCPVTPSITPTRTPSTTSMAMKSLTATAPSWPSTPSSSSWASWATGPSSG, from the exons atg TCGGCCGCGCTGGACCTGCGCTCCAAGGAGGAGAAGGACGCGGAGCTGGACAAGCGCATCGAGGCTCTGCGCAAGAAAAATGAGGCCCTCATCAAACGATATCAG GAGATCGAGGAAGACCGGAAGAAAGCGGAGCAGGAGGGGATCGCGGTGACGGCGCTGCGGCGCGTGCGGCCCCCCGAGCCCAAAGCCGAGAGGCGATGGGTGGACGCTGGCACCCTCCAGGTCATGCTCTCCCCGGGG GAAAAGCGCGTGGTGAAGGACAAGAAGACGTCGGGCCCCCCGAAACCCGGCCGCGGCGCCTCTCCCCGCGTTTCGGGGGGGCGCGCCGGGTTGCGGCCCCTGCGTTCCCCgcggggggagcccccccccgaCGCCCTCTGGGAAGGGTCGGGGAGGGACAGCGGGACAGCAGcggagcgggggggcgggggacggcGCTtgaagggccgggggggggccggcccAGGGATGGGGGGCGACGCTGGCCCCGACCAAAAGTCCAAG GAGTGGGAAGAGCGACGGCGGCGGAACATCGAGAAGATGAACGAGGAGATGGAAAAAATCGCGGAATACGAGAGGAACCAGCGG GACGGGCTCCACGAGAAGAACCCGGTGCGGAATTTCTTGGACGACCCGCGGCGCAGCGGCCCCTTCCAGGAGGTGGATCGCAAGGAGGGCAGTCGCCGGCACGTCCGGAATTGGGGGGGGGCCGATTTCGACAAGGTCAAGGCTGGGATGGAGCGTGAAAAAACCTGGCAGGGCCCC GGACGACGTTCCAGTCCCAAAACTGGGGGGCAACTGGACATGACGCTTTCCATGACGGGACGGGAACGAGCCGAATACGTCCGTTGGAAAAAAGAACGGGAACAAATCGATCAGGAACGTTTGGCCCGACATCGGAAACCCACCGGGCAGTGGCGACGGGAGTGGGACGCCGAGAAATCGGACAGCAT GTTCAAAgagggctcggcggcggcgcccggcttggacgccggtggcggggaggaaACCCGTCGTTTTCCTCCCAAACCTCCCACTTTTGGGGAATTTCTCACCCCCCGTCGCACCCAGCGGAGGAAAAAAGGCCGGGGCCAGGGGGCCGGGACCAAGCCCTACAG caTGCACGACAACcggtgggaggagaaggaggcgcCGAGCGACGAAGCCGAAAACCAGAGG GTGGAGGAAACCCCCAGCGgggcccccccggagccccccgctTCCCTGAGCCCCGAGGAGGACGAGGACCAGTGGGAGGACgtcagcgaggaggaggaggaggaggaggatgaaggtggCAGCCCAGGCTCGTCGAGCGAGGCCGAAGCCCCCCGCAGtgcgtcccccccagcccagcgtcCCCCCAGAACCGGgcccctgccccccagcacccccccgagccccttttCCCCCCTGGGGGGGCACCAGCCCGTCTGGGACTGGGGGGAGGAGATGGACCTGGCCTCCCcccgcagcagcctgggggacagTCCCCTTTCGGGTcccactgtccccaaatccagAGGGGCCCCCGGAGAGACGCCAG ggctgagccccccggaGCTGGTTGTCCCCCCCGGGGGGGTGCAGAGTCCCATTGAGCCCCCCCAGGGGGAAGAAGCCAGGCCCAACCCCCAGCGAGAGGCTTCTTCGGAAAAGCCGGCGGAGGCGACGGGGAGCCCGGCGGAGGACGGGACGCAAG gaGCGCCGTTGCCCCCCTGCCAGCCGGATGCGGAGGCGGCCCCTGGCATGGTGGAGATCACGGATTTCCAGCGG GTTTCTGGTGGAGGATGGAATACCCAATGCCCGGTTACGCCTTCAATTACTCCGACGAGGACTCCATCTACGACTTCGATGGCTATGAAGTCTCTCACAGCTACCGCGCCATCCTGGCCCTCTACGCCCTCATCTTCCTCCTGGGCGTCTTGGGCAACGGGGCCGTCATCTGGGTGA
- the LOC134507689 gene encoding coiled-coil domain-containing protein 9-like isoform X3 → MSAALDLRSKEEKDAELDKRIEALRKKNEALIKRYQEIEEDRKKAEQEGIAVTALRRVRPPEPKAERRWVDAGTLQVMLSPGEKRVVKDKKTSGPPKPGRGASPRVSGGRAGLRPLRSPRGEPPPDALWEGSGRDSGTAAERGGGGRRLKGRGGAGPGMGGDAGPDQKSKEWEERRRRNIEKMNEEMEKIAEYERNQRDGLHEKNPVRNFLDDPRRSGPFQEVDRKEGSRRHVRNWGGADFDKVKAGMEREKTWQGPGRRSSPKTGGQLDMTLSMTGRERAEYVRWKKEREQIDQERLARHRKPTGQWRREWDAEKSDSMFKEGSAAAPGLDAGGGEETRRFPPKPPTFGEFLTPRRTQRRKKGRGQGAGTKPYSMHDNRWEEKEAPSDEAENQRVEETPSGAPPEPPASLSPEEDEDQWEDVSEEEEEEEDEGGSPGSSSEAEAPRSASPPAQRPPRTGPLPPSTPPSPFSPLGGHQPVWDWGEEMDLASPRSSLGDSPLSGPTVPKSRGAPGETPGAPLPPCQPDAEAAPGMVEITDFQRVSGGGWNTQCPVTPSITPTRTPSTTSMAMKSLTATAPSWPSTPSSSSWASWATGPSSG, encoded by the exons atg TCGGCCGCGCTGGACCTGCGCTCCAAGGAGGAGAAGGACGCGGAGCTGGACAAGCGCATCGAGGCTCTGCGCAAGAAAAATGAGGCCCTCATCAAACGATATCAG GAGATCGAGGAAGACCGGAAGAAAGCGGAGCAGGAGGGGATCGCGGTGACGGCGCTGCGGCGCGTGCGGCCCCCCGAGCCCAAAGCCGAGAGGCGATGGGTGGACGCTGGCACCCTCCAGGTCATGCTCTCCCCGGGG GAAAAGCGCGTGGTGAAGGACAAGAAGACGTCGGGCCCCCCGAAACCCGGCCGCGGCGCCTCTCCCCGCGTTTCGGGGGGGCGCGCCGGGTTGCGGCCCCTGCGTTCCCCgcggggggagcccccccccgaCGCCCTCTGGGAAGGGTCGGGGAGGGACAGCGGGACAGCAGcggagcgggggggcgggggacggcGCTtgaagggccgggggggggccggcccAGGGATGGGGGGCGACGCTGGCCCCGACCAAAAGTCCAAG GAGTGGGAAGAGCGACGGCGGCGGAACATCGAGAAGATGAACGAGGAGATGGAAAAAATCGCGGAATACGAGAGGAACCAGCGG GACGGGCTCCACGAGAAGAACCCGGTGCGGAATTTCTTGGACGACCCGCGGCGCAGCGGCCCCTTCCAGGAGGTGGATCGCAAGGAGGGCAGTCGCCGGCACGTCCGGAATTGGGGGGGGGCCGATTTCGACAAGGTCAAGGCTGGGATGGAGCGTGAAAAAACCTGGCAGGGCCCC GGACGACGTTCCAGTCCCAAAACTGGGGGGCAACTGGACATGACGCTTTCCATGACGGGACGGGAACGAGCCGAATACGTCCGTTGGAAAAAAGAACGGGAACAAATCGATCAGGAACGTTTGGCCCGACATCGGAAACCCACCGGGCAGTGGCGACGGGAGTGGGACGCCGAGAAATCGGACAGCAT GTTCAAAgagggctcggcggcggcgcccggcttggacgccggtggcggggaggaaACCCGTCGTTTTCCTCCCAAACCTCCCACTTTTGGGGAATTTCTCACCCCCCGTCGCACCCAGCGGAGGAAAAAAGGCCGGGGCCAGGGGGCCGGGACCAAGCCCTACAG caTGCACGACAACcggtgggaggagaaggaggcgcCGAGCGACGAAGCCGAAAACCAGAGG GTGGAGGAAACCCCCAGCGgggcccccccggagccccccgctTCCCTGAGCCCCGAGGAGGACGAGGACCAGTGGGAGGACgtcagcgaggaggaggaggaggaggaggatgaaggtggCAGCCCAGGCTCGTCGAGCGAGGCCGAAGCCCCCCGCAGtgcgtcccccccagcccagcgtcCCCCCAGAACCGGgcccctgccccccagcacccccccgagccccttttCCCCCCTGGGGGGGCACCAGCCCGTCTGGGACTGGGGGGAGGAGATGGACCTGGCCTCCCcccgcagcagcctgggggacagTCCCCTTTCGGGTcccactgtccccaaatccagAGGGGCCCCCGGAGAGACGCCAG gaGCGCCGTTGCCCCCCTGCCAGCCGGATGCGGAGGCGGCCCCTGGCATGGTGGAGATCACGGATTTCCAGCGG GTTTCTGGTGGAGGATGGAATACCCAATGCCCGGTTACGCCTTCAATTACTCCGACGAGGACTCCATCTACGACTTCGATGGCTATGAAGTCTCTCACAGCTACCGCGCCATCCTGGCCCTCTACGCCCTCATCTTCCTCCTGGGCGTCTTGGGCAACGGGGCCGTCATCTGGGTGA
- the LOC134507689 gene encoding coiled-coil domain-containing protein 9-like isoform X4, which translates to MSAALDLRSKEEKDAELDKRIEALRKKNEALIKRYQEIEEDRKKAEQEGIAVTALRRVRPPEPKAERRWVDAGTLQVMLSPGEKRVVKDKKTSGPPKPGRGASPRVSGGRAGLRPLRSPRGEPPPDALWEGSGRDSGTAAERGGGGRRLKGRGGAGPGMGGDAGPDQKSKEWEERRRRNIEKMNEEMEKIAEYERNQRDGLHEKNPVRNFLDDPRRSGPFQEVDRKEGSRRHVRNWGGADFDKVKAGMEREKTWQGPGRRSSPKTGGQLDMTLSMTGRERAEYVRWKKEREQIDQERLARHRKPTGQWRREWDAEKSDSMFKEGSAAAPGLDAGGGEETRRFPPKPPTFGEFLTPRRTQRRKKGRGQGAGTKPYSMHDNRWEEKEAPSDEAENQRVEETPSGAPPEPPASLSPEEDEDQWEDVSEEEEEEEDEGGSPGSSSEAEAPRRLSPPELVVPPGGVQSPIEPPQGEEARPNPQREASSEKPAEATGSPAEDGTQGAPLPPCQPDAEAAPGMVEITDFQRVSGGGWNTQCPVTPSITPTRTPSTTSMAMKSLTATAPSWPSTPSSSSWASWATGPSSG; encoded by the exons atg TCGGCCGCGCTGGACCTGCGCTCCAAGGAGGAGAAGGACGCGGAGCTGGACAAGCGCATCGAGGCTCTGCGCAAGAAAAATGAGGCCCTCATCAAACGATATCAG GAGATCGAGGAAGACCGGAAGAAAGCGGAGCAGGAGGGGATCGCGGTGACGGCGCTGCGGCGCGTGCGGCCCCCCGAGCCCAAAGCCGAGAGGCGATGGGTGGACGCTGGCACCCTCCAGGTCATGCTCTCCCCGGGG GAAAAGCGCGTGGTGAAGGACAAGAAGACGTCGGGCCCCCCGAAACCCGGCCGCGGCGCCTCTCCCCGCGTTTCGGGGGGGCGCGCCGGGTTGCGGCCCCTGCGTTCCCCgcggggggagcccccccccgaCGCCCTCTGGGAAGGGTCGGGGAGGGACAGCGGGACAGCAGcggagcgggggggcgggggacggcGCTtgaagggccgggggggggccggcccAGGGATGGGGGGCGACGCTGGCCCCGACCAAAAGTCCAAG GAGTGGGAAGAGCGACGGCGGCGGAACATCGAGAAGATGAACGAGGAGATGGAAAAAATCGCGGAATACGAGAGGAACCAGCGG GACGGGCTCCACGAGAAGAACCCGGTGCGGAATTTCTTGGACGACCCGCGGCGCAGCGGCCCCTTCCAGGAGGTGGATCGCAAGGAGGGCAGTCGCCGGCACGTCCGGAATTGGGGGGGGGCCGATTTCGACAAGGTCAAGGCTGGGATGGAGCGTGAAAAAACCTGGCAGGGCCCC GGACGACGTTCCAGTCCCAAAACTGGGGGGCAACTGGACATGACGCTTTCCATGACGGGACGGGAACGAGCCGAATACGTCCGTTGGAAAAAAGAACGGGAACAAATCGATCAGGAACGTTTGGCCCGACATCGGAAACCCACCGGGCAGTGGCGACGGGAGTGGGACGCCGAGAAATCGGACAGCAT GTTCAAAgagggctcggcggcggcgcccggcttggacgccggtggcggggaggaaACCCGTCGTTTTCCTCCCAAACCTCCCACTTTTGGGGAATTTCTCACCCCCCGTCGCACCCAGCGGAGGAAAAAAGGCCGGGGCCAGGGGGCCGGGACCAAGCCCTACAG caTGCACGACAACcggtgggaggagaaggaggcgcCGAGCGACGAAGCCGAAAACCAGAGG GTGGAGGAAACCCCCAGCGgggcccccccggagccccccgctTCCCTGAGCCCCGAGGAGGACGAGGACCAGTGGGAGGACgtcagcgaggaggaggaggaggaggaggatgaaggtggCAGCCCAGGCTCGTCGAGCGAGGCCGAAGCCCCCCGCA ggctgagccccccggaGCTGGTTGTCCCCCCCGGGGGGGTGCAGAGTCCCATTGAGCCCCCCCAGGGGGAAGAAGCCAGGCCCAACCCCCAGCGAGAGGCTTCTTCGGAAAAGCCGGCGGAGGCGACGGGGAGCCCGGCGGAGGACGGGACGCAAG gaGCGCCGTTGCCCCCCTGCCAGCCGGATGCGGAGGCGGCCCCTGGCATGGTGGAGATCACGGATTTCCAGCGG GTTTCTGGTGGAGGATGGAATACCCAATGCCCGGTTACGCCTTCAATTACTCCGACGAGGACTCCATCTACGACTTCGATGGCTATGAAGTCTCTCACAGCTACCGCGCCATCCTGGCCCTCTACGCCCTCATCTTCCTCCTGGGCGTCTTGGGCAACGGGGCCGTCATCTGGGTGA
- the LOC134507689 gene encoding coiled-coil domain-containing protein 9-like isoform X6 produces MSAALDLRSKEEKDAELDKRIEALRKKNEALIKRYQEIEEDRKKAEQEGIAVTALRRVRPPEPKAERRWVDAGTLQVMLSPGEKRVVKDKKTSGPPKPGRGASPRVSGGRAGLRPLRSPRGEPPPDALWEGSGRDSGTAAERGGGGRRLKGRGGAGPGMGGDAGPDQKSKEWEERRRRNIEKMNEEMEKIAEYERNQRDGLHEKNPVRNFLDDPRRSGPFQEVDRKEGSRRHVRNWGGADFDKVKAGMEREKTWQGPGRRSSPKTGGQLDMTLSMTGRERAEYVRWKKEREQIDQERLARHRKPTGQWRREWDAEKSDSMFKEGSAAAPGLDAGGGEETRRFPPKPPTFGEFLTPRRTQRRKKGRGQGAGTKPYSMHDNRWEEKEAPSDEAENQRVEETPSGAPPEPPASLSPEEDEDQWEDVSEEEEEEEDEGGSPGSSSEAEAPRSASPPAQRPPRTGPLPPSTPPSPFSPLGGHQPVWDWGEEMDLASPRSSLGDSPLSGPTVPKSRGAPGETPGAPLPPCQPDAEAAPGMVEITDFQRAGHAPRCPPSPASPPP; encoded by the exons atg TCGGCCGCGCTGGACCTGCGCTCCAAGGAGGAGAAGGACGCGGAGCTGGACAAGCGCATCGAGGCTCTGCGCAAGAAAAATGAGGCCCTCATCAAACGATATCAG GAGATCGAGGAAGACCGGAAGAAAGCGGAGCAGGAGGGGATCGCGGTGACGGCGCTGCGGCGCGTGCGGCCCCCCGAGCCCAAAGCCGAGAGGCGATGGGTGGACGCTGGCACCCTCCAGGTCATGCTCTCCCCGGGG GAAAAGCGCGTGGTGAAGGACAAGAAGACGTCGGGCCCCCCGAAACCCGGCCGCGGCGCCTCTCCCCGCGTTTCGGGGGGGCGCGCCGGGTTGCGGCCCCTGCGTTCCCCgcggggggagcccccccccgaCGCCCTCTGGGAAGGGTCGGGGAGGGACAGCGGGACAGCAGcggagcgggggggcgggggacggcGCTtgaagggccgggggggggccggcccAGGGATGGGGGGCGACGCTGGCCCCGACCAAAAGTCCAAG GAGTGGGAAGAGCGACGGCGGCGGAACATCGAGAAGATGAACGAGGAGATGGAAAAAATCGCGGAATACGAGAGGAACCAGCGG GACGGGCTCCACGAGAAGAACCCGGTGCGGAATTTCTTGGACGACCCGCGGCGCAGCGGCCCCTTCCAGGAGGTGGATCGCAAGGAGGGCAGTCGCCGGCACGTCCGGAATTGGGGGGGGGCCGATTTCGACAAGGTCAAGGCTGGGATGGAGCGTGAAAAAACCTGGCAGGGCCCC GGACGACGTTCCAGTCCCAAAACTGGGGGGCAACTGGACATGACGCTTTCCATGACGGGACGGGAACGAGCCGAATACGTCCGTTGGAAAAAAGAACGGGAACAAATCGATCAGGAACGTTTGGCCCGACATCGGAAACCCACCGGGCAGTGGCGACGGGAGTGGGACGCCGAGAAATCGGACAGCAT GTTCAAAgagggctcggcggcggcgcccggcttggacgccggtggcggggaggaaACCCGTCGTTTTCCTCCCAAACCTCCCACTTTTGGGGAATTTCTCACCCCCCGTCGCACCCAGCGGAGGAAAAAAGGCCGGGGCCAGGGGGCCGGGACCAAGCCCTACAG caTGCACGACAACcggtgggaggagaaggaggcgcCGAGCGACGAAGCCGAAAACCAGAGG GTGGAGGAAACCCCCAGCGgggcccccccggagccccccgctTCCCTGAGCCCCGAGGAGGACGAGGACCAGTGGGAGGACgtcagcgaggaggaggaggaggaggaggatgaaggtggCAGCCCAGGCTCGTCGAGCGAGGCCGAAGCCCCCCGCAGtgcgtcccccccagcccagcgtcCCCCCAGAACCGGgcccctgccccccagcacccccccgagccccttttCCCCCCTGGGGGGGCACCAGCCCGTCTGGGACTGGGGGGAGGAGATGGACCTGGCCTCCCcccgcagcagcctgggggacagTCCCCTTTCGGGTcccactgtccccaaatccagAGGGGCCCCCGGAGAGACGCCAG gaGCGCCGTTGCCCCCCTGCCAGCCGGATGCGGAGGCGGCCCCTGGCATGGTGGAGATCACGGATTTCCAGCGG GCCGGCCACGCGCCCCGATGTCCTCCGTCACCCGCGTCCCCCCCGCCGTGA